GAAGGGTGCTGGACCCGCGGCAGTCGCCAATCTCAGGGGCGATCGTGGAGCTCACGGTCGCGGAGGACACCGTTGGCGGGCGCGAGCTCCGGGCGGTGAGCGGCGCCGATGGAAGGTACGAGCTGAGCCTGCCCGCCGCGGGGGGCGAGTACGTGCTGGCCGCCAGTCGCATGGGGTTCGTCTCCGCCACTCTGCTGGTTTCGCATCCAGCGGGCGTGCGGTCGCTGACCCAGGACATCTCCCTGACTCCGCTCTCTTCAGAGGCCGTCGCGCTGCCTGAAGTCGTCGCGAGGGCGGCGCGCCGCGTCCCCACCCCGCCAGCCCAGGAAAGGGCGCCGGGTGAAAACGCCACGACGAACCTGGCATTCTCGAACGAGCTCTTCCCGATCGAAGCGGGTGACCTCCTGGCCTCCGCGGCGCTGGCGCCCGGTGTTCTCCCCAGCGGCGGAGAATCGGGACGAGGTGTCTCCATCGGGGGCCAGCCCGCGTCACAGAACCGCACGACGCTGGACGGAGCGGGGTATGGATCGAGCTCCGTGCCGGCGGAAGCAGTGGCCGCCTCTGGGGTGATCACCCACCCATACGACGTATCGCGGGGGCAATTCACCGGCGGCGAGATCGCGGCCACAACGCGCAGCGGCACCAACCTGTGGGGCGGCTCGCTCAGCGTGGCGGTCGTCGATCCGCGGCTCCAGTTCGACGGCGACGCGGCCGGCAGCATGGGCGACAAGTACAGCGTGCGTAAGCTGAGCGCCGGGGGTGGCGGGCCGATCGTGCCGGGCCGCCTCTTCGTGTATGGCGCCGCGGAGGTCTCGTCGCGCGACGCCTCGCCGGGCGTGCTTGGCGGCAGCTCCTTCGTTGCCGCCGATTCGCTGGAGCGGCTCTCGGCGGTGCTGAGCGGGCTCGGCCTGGAGACGCGACCGCCGGTCGCGAGCCTGCAGAACACCTCTTCCAGCGGGATCGCGCGGTTCGACTACCTTCCCGGCACCCGGCACGCGTTCATGGCGCGGGTGGACGGCCGCGATAACCGCACCAGCGGTATAGGCGCTTCTCCGTTCGCGTTCGCGCGGAGCGCCGAGCTCCGCACCTCGGGAGCCGGAGCGCTCCTCCAGGCGATCTCGAGGTACGGTGCGGTCCAGAACCAGTTCCGGGTGTACGGCTCGGCCGGGAGCACGGAGGTTAACGCGGGCTCGCCAGGCCCGTCAGGGAGCGTGCGCGTGGGGGCGGGCACGCCGCTGGGGCAGGCGTCCAGCGTGAGCTTCCGGTTCGGCGGAAGCTCGCTGGGCGGAACAAGCTCTGAGCGGTCGTCGCTGGAAGCCGGGGACCGCCTGGTCGTGAGCGCGGGTGACGGCGCTCACCTTTTACAGGTGGGCGCCACGTACACGGCGGAAGAGGTTTCCTCCACGGGCGGGGCGAACCGCAGCGGAAGCTTTACCTTTGCGAGCCTGGAGGAGCTGGCCGCGGGGCGTGCGATCTCGTTCACGCGCTCGCTGACGGATACGCGGCGCGAGGCGGCCACCCGCAATGCCGCGCTCTTTGCGGGCGACACGTGGAAGGTCCGCGACGACTTCAGCATCGTGATGGGCGTGCGGGGGGAGCGGCGCTGGTACCCGCCTCGCCACGGCGGCGACGCGGTAGCGGATTCGCTCTTCGGATTGCGGACGGGGCGGATCGCGCCGGAGTGGGGTGTGAGCCCGCGCGCGGGGTTCCGCTACCGGCACTCACCGTTCGTCAGCCTCCACGGGGGTGTGGGGGAGTTCCGCGGCTCGCCCCCACTGCTGTCGCTGGGGTCGCTGCTCGGCCAGACGGGCAGGGACGGAGCCGGCCGCGAGCTCGTCTGCGTGGGGTCGGCGGTACCGGGAGCCGACTGGAGCAGCTACTCCGTCGACCCGTCCACGATCCCTGAGGTCTGCGCGGACGGCTCGGGCCTCTTCTCCACCCGAGCCCCCACGATCGCGGCGTTTTCCGCCGGGTACTCCGCGCCGCGGGTGCGGCGGGCCTCGCTCGACGCCACCTGGGGAAGCGAGAAAGTCTACCTGGCGGCGGACGCTTCCTTCGCCTGGGGCACCGGCGGCGCCCTGGCGACCGACGCAAACCTCGATGGCGCACCGAAGTTCCGGCTCGCCAACGAGGGTGGGCGACCGGTGTACGTTTCAGGGGGGGCCATCGACCCGGGGACGGGAAGCCTCACCTTGCAGGACTCCCGCCGCCATGCGGGTTACGGCATCGTCCGGCAGGTGTCGTCGCGAGGCCGCACTCGCACCGGGCAGTTCGTGCTCGATGGTACCTGGCAGCTGAGAAAGGGATACGTCGCGGGTTCGTACGCCTACACCCGCTCGGAAGACCAGGCGTCCGGGTTCAGTGCACCCGGGGGCGCGCTCTCCAGCACCGCGGGCGACCCCTCGCGCGCGGAGTGGGGCCCGCGCGACTACGAGCAGCGGCACGCCGCGTCGCTGCGGGCGTCCAGCTACTTCAGGCCCAGGCTCCAGTTCACACTGGTGGGGTACCTCCTTTCGGGTGCACCTTTTTCGCCGATGGTGGACGGCGACATCAGCGGCGATGGCGTTGCAAACGACCGGGCATTCGTGTTCGACAGCGCTTCGTCGCCCGAACTCGCCCGCGAGATGGGGGAGCTTATCGGCCGCGTGCCGGGGAGCATCCGCTCGTGCCTGCTCCGGCAGACGGGGAGGGTGGCTGCACGGAACAGCTGCCGCACCCCGTGGACCGCCTCGCTCGATGCGCAGATGAACGTCCTGCCCCTGGGCACGCGCGATCGCCGTCTCTCCATCAACATCACGGCCCAGAACGTCATCGGCGGGCTGGACTACCTGCTGAACGGTTCCGAACCCCGGGGCTGGGGGCCGGGGCGTTTCGACTACCCGGACCCTGTGCTGCTGCGGGTCCGTGGGTTCGATCCGGCGGCGCAGCGCTTCCGCTACGAGGTCAATCCCCAGTTCGGCTCGCCCGCCGGCGAAACGGGAGAGGGGCGCGTGCCGTTCACGCTGCGTATCCAGGCGCGTATTTCACTGGGCTCGGACCCGTCCAGACAGCCTCTGTCTCGCCTGATGGTGTCCATGGACGCGTCCAGGCGCCCCGCCGAGCTTCGCACCCACTTTTCCGCGCACCTGCGGAACGTCCCCGCGCTGGTGCTCGCCGCCGCCGACTCGCTGCGCCTCGGCCTCACCGAAGCGCAGACGTCCGAGCTGCGGCGGGCCGCCGACTCGCTCGCGGTTCACATCGAAGCGGCCACCGAGGCCCTGGCCATCGCGCTCTCGCAGCCGAGGTCGGCATCGCCGCGCGAGCGGAACACGGATCAGCTCCTCGCGGACGCGCGGGCCCTGCTGGAATCCGGAGCCGCGACCACGCGCTCCATTCTGACTCCCGCCCAATGGTCGCGCCTCCCCCGGCGGACGGTGCGCGTGCCGCGGCGCATCCCCCGCCCCACCGTGGGAGTTCCATCGCCCTTCTGAGCGGGGATGCGTCAGGCCCAGAGCACGAAAGCCGCCCCCGAGAGGAGGCGGCTTTTCGATACACGTAGGTGGGGTCGAACCTCCGACCCCTCGCATTGCTCGGGCAAAGCTACACCATCTCCCCGGGGCACGCTGATGGCTTAGATTGATTGGCATCATCGGCACACTCCTTCGCGTTTTCGATCATGGCTGCATCGATTAATCTCATTGACGTCAATTCGGATGAAGGGCGTCAGGTCGCGGCCGAGTTGCGCGCCGCTGGCGAGATAACCGTGCTTGTCGGTAGCGCGATCTCGGCCTTCGAGCCGAGCGGCATCCCAACGGGCGGCAAGTTCGGCGAAGCCATCAGCGCGCGCCTCGTCGAGAAATCCGCGAATGCGGACACGTTGAAGGATGTGCTCTGGGAGACCGCATTCGAGCACATCATGGAACGGTGCCCCGCGCCGGAAGTGGTGCGGCGCGAGCTGTCACTCGCGTTGCGCGACACGCCGCCGAACGACGTGCACACCGCGTTCGCGCGGCTCACCGAAGCGGGCGTCGTCCGGCACATCGTCACTACAAATTACGACACGGGGCTGGAGAACGCGTTCGAGACGTGCTGCCCCGCACTGGATGTTGCCTACGTGCGTAGGCGGAACGAGGCGCGGAGGCTGCGCGGCAACGAGCCGCACGTGCTGTTCAAGATCCACGGCTGCGCGCGGCCGCACGTTCGCCGTACGATCGTATTCCGCCTGCGGGACGAGGCGGAGTTGCCCGCGTGGAAGCGTGAGCTCCTGGGAGCGCTGGTGAGGGACCGGCCGCTGCTGGTGGCCGGCTACTCGGGGATGGATTTCGAGATCTGCCCCGAGCTGGCCAGGATGGGCGCCTCTCGCGTGGTATGGCTCACCCTCCGCGAAACGGACCTCAACGCCAACTCCCGCGCGGTGATCGACCGAACGGGCGCGACCGTGCTGGTAGGCGACGTGCGGCGGCTGGTGACGGAGCTGGGTGCCTTCTCGAGGGCGCTACTCAGCGGTGCGCCGCCCACGGTGATCGACAAGATCTTCGACGCGCTCACGCCGCGTGAGGTGGAGCTGTGGCGCACGCGTCTCTTCGGTGAGATCGGGTGTGGTCAAGAAGCCGCCGCCTCCGCGCAACGACTGCTCGCCAGCGCCGGGAGCGACGTGGAGCGGGCGGAGGCGCGGCAGGAGCATGCGCGCGCCATCTTCGCCATGGGTCACTACCTGGACGCGGCCGAAGAATACCGGGCGAGCGCGGACGTGCTCGGCCGCCACGGAGAAACCGGAGCGCTGATCGGCGCGCTCCATGGACTGGCGGAGGCGAACCGCTGCGCCGGGCGGTTCATCCAGGCCCGGCGCGTCATCCGGCAGGTGGAGCGAATCGCGAGTGAGGGGCCAGAGCCGCACAGGTCGCAGGCCGCCATGAATGCGGCGGTGCTGCGGCTCACGTTCCGCCGGCATCTCTTTCAGATTCTTTCCCGCATCCCGGGCAAACCTGGCGTTCGGCGGATGCGCGCGGTCGCGCTTCGCGATCTGAAGAGCGTGGCGGGGCCCGCCGCGGGGAGGGGTGGATGGCTGTTCCTGGCACAGATGCGCCTCTGGGCAGGCCGGTACGGTGTCCCTTGGGACCAGGTGTACATCGGCCCGATGCAGATCGTGGAGGCAGGCCCCAGCTATGGCCAGCTCGGCTACATCACTGCGCGGACGATGGCGCTGCGTGACCGCGTTGCCCGCGGCGAGGCCACCTCCTCCGACTTGGAGAAGGTCGAGGAGCACTTCCAGAAGCTCCACGCCATCGGCAGCCGCGCGGAGGCATGGAAGTTCGCGCGGGTCGTCCAGAGGATGCTCGGCCCGGGAGCGCTTTCTGACGATGCGAGGGCGAAGGCGGCCGAGGCACGCCGCAACTGCCAGTACACGCCGCTGATGCGCCTGCTACAGCGCATCACCCCGACCTAGTCGCGGAAACGAAACACTTCGCCAAAGCGATCTCGCGAGGTGCGTGATCCGTGGCTCTCGGCTCGCGGGCCTCCACGCCGTCGGCCCCGTCCTACCGTGG
This is a stretch of genomic DNA from Longimicrobium sp.. It encodes these proteins:
- a CDS encoding SIR2 family protein produces the protein MASSAHSFAFSIMAASINLIDVNSDEGRQVAAELRAAGEITVLVGSAISAFEPSGIPTGGKFGEAISARLVEKSANADTLKDVLWETAFEHIMERCPAPEVVRRELSLALRDTPPNDVHTAFARLTEAGVVRHIVTTNYDTGLENAFETCCPALDVAYVRRRNEARRLRGNEPHVLFKIHGCARPHVRRTIVFRLRDEAELPAWKRELLGALVRDRPLLVAGYSGMDFEICPELARMGASRVVWLTLRETDLNANSRAVIDRTGATVLVGDVRRLVTELGAFSRALLSGAPPTVIDKIFDALTPREVELWRTRLFGEIGCGQEAAASAQRLLASAGSDVERAEARQEHARAIFAMGHYLDAAEEYRASADVLGRHGETGALIGALHGLAEANRCAGRFIQARRVIRQVERIASEGPEPHRSQAAMNAAVLRLTFRRHLFQILSRIPGKPGVRRMRAVALRDLKSVAGPAAGRGGWLFLAQMRLWAGRYGVPWDQVYIGPMQIVEAGPSYGQLGYITARTMALRDRVARGEATSSDLEKVEEHFQKLHAIGSRAEAWKFARVVQRMLGPGALSDDARAKAAEARRNCQYTPLMRLLQRITPT
- a CDS encoding TonB-dependent receptor, which encodes MSGRVLDPRQSPISGAIVELTVAEDTVGGRELRAVSGADGRYELSLPAAGGEYVLAASRMGFVSATLLVSHPAGVRSLTQDISLTPLSSEAVALPEVVARAARRVPTPPAQERAPGENATTNLAFSNELFPIEAGDLLASAALAPGVLPSGGESGRGVSIGGQPASQNRTTLDGAGYGSSSVPAEAVAASGVITHPYDVSRGQFTGGEIAATTRSGTNLWGGSLSVAVVDPRLQFDGDAAGSMGDKYSVRKLSAGGGGPIVPGRLFVYGAAEVSSRDASPGVLGGSSFVAADSLERLSAVLSGLGLETRPPVASLQNTSSSGIARFDYLPGTRHAFMARVDGRDNRTSGIGASPFAFARSAELRTSGAGALLQAISRYGAVQNQFRVYGSAGSTEVNAGSPGPSGSVRVGAGTPLGQASSVSFRFGGSSLGGTSSERSSLEAGDRLVVSAGDGAHLLQVGATYTAEEVSSTGGANRSGSFTFASLEELAAGRAISFTRSLTDTRREAATRNAALFAGDTWKVRDDFSIVMGVRGERRWYPPRHGGDAVADSLFGLRTGRIAPEWGVSPRAGFRYRHSPFVSLHGGVGEFRGSPPLLSLGSLLGQTGRDGAGRELVCVGSAVPGADWSSYSVDPSTIPEVCADGSGLFSTRAPTIAAFSAGYSAPRVRRASLDATWGSEKVYLAADASFAWGTGGALATDANLDGAPKFRLANEGGRPVYVSGGAIDPGTGSLTLQDSRRHAGYGIVRQVSSRGRTRTGQFVLDGTWQLRKGYVAGSYAYTRSEDQASGFSAPGGALSSTAGDPSRAEWGPRDYEQRHAASLRASSYFRPRLQFTLVGYLLSGAPFSPMVDGDISGDGVANDRAFVFDSASSPELAREMGELIGRVPGSIRSCLLRQTGRVAARNSCRTPWTASLDAQMNVLPLGTRDRRLSINITAQNVIGGLDYLLNGSEPRGWGPGRFDYPDPVLLRVRGFDPAAQRFRYEVNPQFGSPAGETGEGRVPFTLRIQARISLGSDPSRQPLSRLMVSMDASRRPAELRTHFSAHLRNVPALVLAAADSLRLGLTEAQTSELRRAADSLAVHIEAATEALAIALSQPRSASPRERNTDQLLADARALLESGAATTRSILTPAQWSRLPRRTVRVPRRIPRPTVGVPSPF